A genome region from Nocardia sp. NBC_00565 includes the following:
- a CDS encoding response regulator transcription factor, with product MRLVLVEDDDGVGDALQAALTARGYLVDRMRRGADLLRTHRDYDAVILDLGLPDMDGLEVLRQLREVSSVPVLILTARAGERTIVFALRSGADDYLVKPPRIAELVARLETVSRRVVIHTSPMEAVVSQDVRVDLMARQVEVAGVPIMLTHKEFQLVRILAERPDTAVSRQELMDRIWGDSSPSVSRALDVHMAGLRSKLDRPGLITTIRGFGYRWSTDDNGA from the coding sequence GTGCGGCTTGTGCTGGTGGAAGACGATGACGGGGTGGGTGACGCGCTGCAGGCCGCGCTCACCGCCCGCGGCTATCTCGTCGACCGCATGCGGCGCGGCGCGGACCTACTACGCACACACCGCGACTACGACGCGGTGATCCTCGATCTCGGACTGCCGGATATGGACGGGTTGGAGGTATTGCGGCAACTGCGTGAAGTCAGCTCGGTGCCCGTGCTGATCCTGACCGCCCGTGCCGGTGAACGCACCATCGTGTTCGCACTGCGCTCCGGCGCGGACGACTACCTGGTGAAACCGCCGCGCATCGCCGAGCTGGTCGCGCGGCTCGAAACGGTCAGTCGGCGCGTGGTGATCCACACCTCGCCGATGGAAGCGGTCGTATCCCAGGATGTGCGCGTGGATCTGATGGCTCGGCAGGTCGAGGTGGCCGGAGTGCCGATCATGCTGACCCACAAGGAATTCCAGCTGGTCCGGATCCTGGCGGAACGACCGGACACCGCCGTCAGCCGGCAGGAGCTGATGGACCGCATCTGGGGCGACTCATCGCCCTCGGTATCGCGCGCACTGGATGTGCACATGGCGGGACTGCGCTCGAAACTCGACCGGCCCGGTCTGATCACCACCATTCGCGGCTTCGGCTATCGGTGGAGCACCGATGACAATGGTGCGTAA